The following coding sequences are from one Sander lucioperca isolate FBNREF2018 chromosome 2, SLUC_FBN_1.2, whole genome shotgun sequence window:
- the LOC116066800 gene encoding zinc finger protein 32-like, which produces MNSERKRSAGQQRALPSDVQKVIVGEEHQQEWSSSLDQEDTKPPHIKEEQEELRISQDEEQLQGLEEADITKFPFTLVPVKSEDDEEKPQFSQLHQRQTEEIKTEADGEDCGGPEPAMKSDPDTHLQPDTDDQSGHQYLVVNETFKPEADDSADWKETREPQSGLNSMENNEVPISDLRCSAGENPFSCSVCQKTFTLKGSLKAHMRIHTGEKPFSCSVCKKAFLASGHLKKHMRIHTGEKPFICSVCKKAFRVNDSLKRHMRTHTGEKPFSCSVCKTAFRESGNLQKHMTIHTGERPFICPVCKCDFRERGSLKVHMRIHTGEKPFSCSVCKRAFIQSGGLQEHMKTQHASVTSAPLVLLLPVCSTQVILM; this is translated from the coding sequence CTTTACCTTCAGATGTCCAGAAAGTGATTGTTGGTGAAGAACATCAGCAGGAGTGGAGCTCCAGTCTGGACCAGGAGGACACAAagcccccacacattaaagaggaacaggaggaactccgGATCAGTCAGGAtgaagagcagcttcaagggctggaggaggctgatatcaccaagttcccattcactctggtccctgtgaagagtgaagatgatgaagagaaacCTCAGttctcacagcttcatcaaagacaaactgaagagataaaaacagaagctgatggagaggactgtggaggaccagaaccagccatgAAATCAGATCCAGATACACATTTACAACCAGATACTGATGACCAATCTGGTCATCAGTATCTGGTTGTAAATGAGACTTTTAAACCTGAggctgatgacagtgctgattggaaggagaccagagaacctcagtcagggTTAAACTCTATGGAAAATAATGAAGTCCCTATCAGTGATTTGAGATGTAGTGCTGGTGAGaatccatttagctgctctgtCTGTCAGAAAACTTTTACATTGAAGGGAAGTTTAAAggcacacatgagaatccacacgggagagaaaccatttagctgctcagtctgtaagaaagctttCCTAGCGagtggacatttaaaaaaacacatgagaatTCACACGGGCGAGAAACCATTTATCTGCTCCgtctgtaagaaagcttttagAGTGAATGACAGTTTAAAGAGACACATGAGaacccacacaggagagaaaccatttagctgctcgGTCTGCAAGACAGCTTTTAGGGAGAGTGGAAATTTACAGAAACATATGacaatccacacaggagagagacCGTTTATCTGCCCTGTCTGTAAGTGCGATTTCAGAGAGAGGGGAAGTTTAAAGgtacacatgagaatccacacaggagagaaaccatttagctgctcagtttgtaagagAGCTTTTATACAGAGTGGAGGTCTACAGGAACACATGAAAACCCAACACGCGAGTGTTACAAGCGCCCCCCTTGTTTTGCTTCTCCCTGTCTGCTCTACTCAGGTGATCCTGATGTGA